The Alligator mississippiensis isolate rAllMis1 chromosome 11, rAllMis1, whole genome shotgun sequence genomic interval GGCCTTAGAGGTCAAAACCAGCATCATCTTTTGCATCCAGAAACACAGTGGAAGCCAGagcagactctggagcactgcAGCAATGTGCTCCTGACAACCCGCCTCTGTCACAAAGGAGGCTGACTtgtcctgcaccagctgcagcttctggatgGGGCTCAAGTGCAGGCCCATAGAAAGCACATTTCTGCCTGAGGTAACAAAGACGTGGATGGCAATTGCCAGATCCAGACCAGATGGTGTTGGTGAAAGGTACCCCTAGTCACTCCCATTAATGAGCAGTTTCTTTATTCACCACAAGCCAGGAGGGCTGCCAAACATcatcacctctgtcttgtctAGATTCAACTTCAATTGCTTCTCCTGTGTCCAGTCCCCAGCTGTTGCCAGCTTCTGGGTAAGGACCAAGACTGAAGTGCCTGGTTTAGATGAAAAAGAGGGACAGAGTTAAGTGTGATCAGCATAGTGATGGTGCCTCACTCCAAACCTGACTGATCTTCCCCAGCATGGCCACCTCCCATTAATACATATTAGTGTCTAATGCAATGGCAAGAATAAATCACTTCAGATCGACATGGGGAAGGATATTATCCAGGTGTCTTTGTCTTTGCCAAGAATCTCTCCCTTGCACACTCAGGCCTGTGCTGGTGTCACTTACTATAGTTGTTTTACAGAAACAGGCAGGTGCCGAGAAGCAGAAGATTGTGTCTGAGTTTAACCAATTGCGCCAGCTAATAGAGGAACAAGAGCAActcctgctggcccagctgggaGAGCTGGAGGGGTGTGTGAATATGCAGAAAGAAAAGGGCACCAAACTCTCTGAGGAGATTTCCAATCTCAATGAGCTGATTGGCGAGATGGAGGCGAAGTGCCAGCAGCCAGCGAGTGAGTTCCTGCAGGTGAGACTGTGCTGGAAACAGCCCAGAGCCTTGTactgggaagggagggctgctgacTCCTGGAGTCCAGCAGTTGGAGACCACAGGGTga includes:
- the LOC102557984 gene encoding E3 ubiquitin-protein ligase TRIM15-like; this translates as MARINHFRSTWGRILSRCLCLCQESLPCTLRPVLVSLTIVVLQKQAGAEKQKIVSEFNQLRQLIEEQEQLLLAQLGELEGCVNMQKEKGTKLSEEISNLNELIGEMEAKCQQPASEFLQDIRTTLSRCDKGEIPRPVPISPELERRLQDFSQITCALMETVKMFKDTVPSALEKRSRGPSQPYTKGRLSSGLS